In Cucurbita pepo subsp. pepo cultivar mu-cu-16 chromosome LG10, ASM280686v2, whole genome shotgun sequence, the DNA window AATCTATGGAATGACTCCTGTACAGAAATCCAACCGACCATTTCATGGACGAATCACAGATTGTATCTTATCAATTTagccaaaaggaaaaagataatATCACTTGGATCTAATTAACACGATTCACAAAGCAGGACCGACTAGCATGCTCATCCAAAGCAAGATATACTTCGCGTTTCTAGCAGTACATATTCAGCATGTCTTGAAGGATGAATTTAAACCATGTGAAAGTAACAGTCGATCGCAATAGGAGGAACGGCCTACAGTATACTTTTCAACTATTTTTAACTCCAAAGCTTCATAAAGTGGCTCCTCACTGAAAGGACTATAAAAACATAATGCTTCTCCTTATCGTGCTTTTAACCACTAAGGAAGTAATTCATTTCCATGGTTCTTGAAGCGACTACAGTAAGGGTAAcagtaattaaatatttacatatATTACTATATGCTAATTAAAGGGAATCAGGTATATGAACATAACCGGATAGACAGAGCTTCAAACaagaatgataaaaaaaatcatcatatAATGCTATAGAACAATAGTGGAGAAAATATTACAACACGGGAAAAGGAATCAAACCGGATATTTCTGGGCAAAGAAGATAAGGTTTTCCAGTGAAACAAATCCACCACCTCTACAAGAATATTGAAGAATAATAGATATTAACAGAAGAGAGATTAAACAAACGAAGTATttcttagaaaaataaatagattgtACTCACCTAAAATCTGTTGAAGGATCTGTACCTTGCCAACCCATGTCCTTCCAGAGCTCAGATTTAAGAGGTGGAAGCTCCCTGTCTGGATATGCCAACCTCCATAACCTTTTAAGAGCATCCTACAATGCATggattcatttatttttccataTAGAAATGTAGAAGTAAATAGCCAAATCCCTGTCACCATAtatagcttctttttttttttcctaatcaTCCATTTTAATTGTATTAAAAACTGAAGGTATGAGAAGCTTTGCTATACGAACCAAAGAGAGATACACAAAGTAGTCAGCCTAACATCCAAAAAATGCAGTGTGTTATGAAGTGCACTTTCAGTCTTCAACTAgggaaaaaatatttttaactgcTTAAAAGCACGCCCTACTGCGAATATTTATGTTTGGGTACAATTTTGAACAAGATTGCGGATGGAAGTATTTTTCAAAGACGCACTGCTAGGTTCTACATCAAAACTTCTGATATAGACACTTAACCTTAATCTCTAGTAAAATCTCTTTACACTCTCTCTTACTAATTTCTCTCTTCACACAAATTCTCTCATTAACTTCTCGTCACACAAATCATCTCGTCAATTACCTTATACATCTCTTGTTAGCTTCTTGTTAAATACCAATCAACCAAAAAGTGTAAGCTAATGGATCAtggtaaatttaataatatcaataCTTTTAAACACTCCTTCCCTTGTGGGCTTAAAAGTTTGTAGGAGGTCCAAGCAAGTGGAAATCAAtattcaaaagaagaaatgacaATACAGAAGTTTGAACGTAAGACCACTTGCCTAATaccatttaaaatatcaagaGAATATTAATGTCTTCTGTTATTCATTGCTGTTATTCGCAATGAAAGACGAGGGTTTCTTACGTACAAGAAAACTCCATTACTGAAAAGTACATAATCTCactaacaaataaaaattacttctaatataatatagtaaatacaaaagattcttatttaattaaaaaatgaaataaccGACACTTCTCTCCACAAATATTTCTCTTACAAATCCCCCTTAGGCACACCATTTATTATTGGGCTCTCTATACTCACTTTCTCTCCATTATTCCATTTCCCATgccattttaattattttcattttcatatttattttttaattattcttttataagaaacagaggaaaaatATACTaaggaaacaagaacaaaaagcaGCAGAAGGATATTGAGGGATAAACCTTTGGAGCTATTGGTTGAGGGTGTTTGGAGTTCTTgggttttgaattttcaattttgtggaGCATCTAGATTGAGATTATAATAGAACTTTTGAGAGGTGGAAAGATCAGGTGAAGAAGTTCGGAGGTGGATAGGTTCAATGCCTCCTTGTGGGTGTCAATAactaaacttttttaattatgagttTGGTCTTGTTCTTTAAGATTGGAGTCCTTTTTTGTAGTTAGGGGCAGGCTCCCTTTTCGGGTTGGGGCTTGTTTTTTTGTGTGCCCTtgtttattctttcatttttttccaatGAAAGCAGTTTCTTACacatacaaaaaaagaaaacaataaagtGCCAAGCTACCCAATTCCATAAAATCTTAGCCTTGttttaaaaggaaaaccaATTAGCACCTCAAGAAGTTCCTTCCCAACCATAAGcttcataaaattataatagattctctctttaatattttcaattattttaattttagtcacttttcaattttggaaATATTTGTTAAGTAAATATTGATCCTTCAAAGGTTACTTCTAATTAGGTCAAAAAAGCTTTTGAAATATTGTAACCAAACAACAAAATGTTTCAATagcaaacatttttttattgaagaacTTATACAAAGTGCTTATATAAGGGAGACCCCTATTAGGccatttacttttaatctgtTTGCACTCATGTGATTTGGTGTTCCGGTAGAGTAAGGGAGTATGTTTTTTTACCTCTTTCTTTGTGTGACGTAGAATGGGGGGAAACGTTGGCCCTCATGAATTGTTTGACTCTCTAAAATTACTTTCAATTGGTATAAAAATATCCGTACCCTTCAAACTTGAGTAAACATATCCCAACTCTTACCAATAATATCCCCCTTGTTTTCCTTAAAAGACGTAATATGATGAAATTTCATCATAACATTAATTCCTTATAATATGAAATTCCATCATAACATTAATTCCTTATAATTACTATGGATCCATGATCAAACATATCTGATATCAGTACACATGGAATAGGCTTGTTCAGAATAACGTAATTTTTGAAGCACCCTTTTCCCCACCTCTCAAACTCCCATTCTAGTTCTCCTCAGGAccactttttccttcttgcATTACTCTAAATTGAACCAGTGCCTTATCGACCTCATGACTAACAGAAGTTACGTATGATATTGGAACTATCAGGCAGGCAGGTCAGACTAACTTGGATATTACCGGACAGAAAATTTTGGTGATTATGTAGAAACAAACATACAAGCACAGACAGAAAACCTCGAAATGGACGAGATATAATAAAGATGAACAGACATGAAAGTTATTTTTCATGAGAGTCGTAGCTGAGTAAGATTGAATAAATCCATGAACCACAAGAAATGGAAATGTTCAAACTAGTAAATTCAATTACCAACAAAGGATTCACTTTGTTATATAAATCTGAGAAGAATTTCATAACTATAGCTTGCAGGAATACTTAAATTTCAAAgcatcaaaagaaaaggagggtAATAAcatgtatataaaaaaatccataaaatttgaaatcccATAAAAATGTTGACTTACTTGGTGCTCAACACGAGATCCATCAAAGGGAACTTCCAGCCTCTGCTTTAAATTCCTGAGTCTTTCTTCCTATGTAACagagatttttaaatttgttaacaGATAGTCTACCTTCAAAAAGATGGCAATACAAAAAACCATGGAAGTATATCAAACCATTAAACTTGACAAACTGACACAACAAATGAAAGTGAGTTGATTCACTTAGTTGAATATTAAAGTTGGTTGGAAgttatattttgaaacaaaaagattgATAATTTAGACCGACAGCGACTGTAAATTTTAGCAAATTGATAACACTTTTAAGTTATGCAAATCAAGGGTGTAGCCTAAAAGTTTCTCAAAGGGAGAACCCTGTTTTGAGATGGAAATGACATTCGGCAAATTAGAAAAACTGCGAGACAAATGATACATTAAAGACATTGCAGTTTCCACAATATGACgatgtttatgattttttatttaaaatcctttttaatgaaaaaaggaGAGAACAGAATAATTGTGAAATTCGCCACCACCATCAGATCTacagatttttatttttgtgaaagaAGATTTCAACGAGGGCACAAATTATTGTAGAATAGCAATCACATCAAATTCATAGGTAAGAGAAAAAGCCAAGTGAATTTGCTAAAATTATCAATAGAACTAACATAGTACCAGTTTAGACCTTATGTTTGAAATCAGTTAAAGCATAGTTCTCACACACCAGTGTGTAGactaataattgtatcaattaAGTAAGAAACATCATTCCAATTAGTAACGGGACATCCTAGAAAACtaatatagaaaattttattaaatcataatCAGACCTCGGCTAAGAAACTTCTTGCAAAACAGAATTACTTTGATTAAATTGCAATGAAAGTTCAGGAGAATAAGGAATCCAAACTTCATTTACCTGTAGAAGACTAAGAGGTGGAGCCACCCTATGGTTTTTTCCATTGTGCGTGGTCATAGAAAATGGCAAAAGTCGACCAAAGAGTGCTCCAGAACCAAAGACAATGTTTGCTACAAAAATTAAGACAGTATTAGTCGACAATGATCAACATACTCTACCATCGATTCATTTCTCTGGGTTCACCACATCAATTCATTATATAGAAACTATATTCACAAAAATTACACAATATCATTATGAAAGCCACTTGGGTTCCACAAAGGGAAGGAAGTTTGACAAATCTAAGCAATAGAATGTTCGATTAAGACAAATTAATAGCTAAAATGGTTGATGTGTTCCTTAAAACACTAACAAGCATTTTCTagtattgaaatattttccttttgaagttTCCATTTCCTCCATGAAACAGAAATATTTGCTCACAGCCCCCATTCAGTATTATCTAACACGTTCTGTTGTTTCTCAAGAGAAGAGAGCATGAGTGCTACAGCTTGTATCTCTCTTTGGTGCAAGCTGGCTTGAGATTTAACAGGAGAGATGCCTCCAAATACTTCTCCAAGAATATTTTATATCcttcttgagaaaaaaaaaatagtaactTGTTTTAAATGGAAACCTGAtgcttcttctccttctccaaaGCCCAAACAGAGAGACCCCAAAGGATAGAGTTTAAAGACCTATAGGTGGCTTATTTCAAAGACTTGCTAACCATTCTTTGAACTAAATTGATAGCCTCAAAAGAAATGATCGAGAACCAAATAGTATTCAAGCCTCATGTCCTATGGTGTACCATCAAACCTGTTCTCTATTTATCCTGTCGAAGTTGAAGCTGCTGACAGTGCTAAAACTGTAGATGTAGTATGCATTCATAACCCAATTGTAAAAACCAAGTTCTCCAAAAAGTTCTGTTCTCCACAATCGTCAGATTGCTATTGTTTCGATTCTCCACTGAATGTTCTGATTTCTCCCACCAAGTTGAAGCACCCCCTTCCTTGCAAGTTTATACTAATAAGCAACTAGTTTACCTGATAATCCTCAACTATATCCATATAGAAGTAGTCAAAGATATTGATATTCTCAACTATTTGAATCAATCAAAGAAGTTTTTGATGAGCAGGTGGTAATCAAAATATGGGGAGGTCTATCTTGATTGGTATTTTTTGACCTCAAGCCATTTATGGGGAAAGTTATTCTCCACCTAACTTatttcttcaaagaaaaattcCTCCAAATACTCTTTAGTTTCTCCATCTACTACAGCTCTTAGTTGGGATAAACACCTTTCTCCATAGAGACAAAATACATTCCAACCACATTACAGACTTCCCTTTGAGCTCTTTTTATTCCCTCGCTTCCAACCACACTTCTATCCACCCTTTAAGATCAATTACTTCATCCTTAATGTAGGAAAATACGGATGATCTTCAACAGTAGGCATCCTCTCATTGCATCAGCTAGCATCATTACTGAAAGAAATACCTGGACTACTATAATCCAACTAACATAGGAAGTCAAAGGAAAGCCCTAACCTAGTAGAAATATTTTCCAAACTACTTAAAGTTTCCTACTTTATTTCACAATCATGCGTTTTCAATAACTAAGAGAAcagtattttcaaaaaaaatatatatatcccttCCTACTTGAACACACAATTAGCTCACAGGCACTCAAAACAGTTATATAAAATGTAACATTACATGCTGCAGGAAGAAGGCTATAACATAAAAACAGTACCTTGGTAGTTGCTAGAGCTAAAAGAAGTGTCTACTAACAAAGACCAAAACTGTTGTAGTGTTGGTCCTCATAAAAACTAAAGTAACACAACCACTGCGATAACTTTGACTCtcgaatatttaaaaatataaatgttgaTCAAGAGAAGTTACACAAACACAAGGATACACCAGGATTTTTGTGAAGGGATAGCAGGTGATGTGTCCATATGGGATTCTCTAaccatataaattataatataaatatatgatgcTGTTTAAAAAGGAAGAATCATGAATAATGAGATAAACaagataattttcaatttattgtttgaacataaaacatttttaaaatcactGAAGCCGATAAATTCTTTCCCTCCAAttcatgaaaataattgaaagtatGAAATCTTTTTCAGTTCGTTACAAATCTTTCAGCCAAACTATCAGATCCCATGAGTCCGTGACTACAAATTAGTTAAACTAATCTGAATGCTTTATCTTGTATTAACAGAATCCATTCTAAGAAAAGAACTATACCTATCCACTGAGCCCATTGTGCAATCAACTGAGAAAACAAAAGTGTCCAGTGTAGCTGTTGCTTCTTCCGCTCATCGTCCCAAATATCTTCAAGTGTGCGTaccttttataagaaaaacaacaaaggaATCAACTGCCAAAGACTGTTAGaggaaaaataaacaaagaacatGATAGCATAAGCACTCAGGACACTTTATAAAGCACAGGATAAGGATAATTCCAACAGGGGAAAAGAGTAAGGAGGcgaaaaaaaggaattaagCTCTAACCTCCGAGCTTCTATCACTATATTCATGGCTGCCAAGCAGAGGCTCACTCAAACCTTCGAAGCCAGAAGcatcatatttttcatttcttttcccaTCAACATCACCATGATGGAGCCTCCTCCTCAAAGTTCTTGAAGTCATTAAACAACTTCTTAATCACCCTGCTATATATCAATCAAAAATACCTTCAGTTCCACAATTGATAAACCCCCCCAAATACAAAAGACCCATCATCAAGCACGTGGTAGCATTCTGAGTCTAGTACAGAAGGAACATCGAATTTCATAACTAGAACTTTATATTCCTTAACAATTGAACAGCAAAGCGATACAAAGTGAAAAACAGCTGCTCAAGGACATCGAAAACGGCACAATGTTGAGCTAAACAGAGAAAAATTCACACAGAAATTAATGAGTCACAAATTGAGGCACAGAAACAAACAAGTATTANCAACCGCGAGACCGAAGGGAGAGGGGCGGAGTCTAAACTACCACACTACTACTATAGCACGGGAACTCCACGAGTGTATTAGTTGATTGACTAGACTGAGACTTTCAATCCCTTTCtttgataagaaaaagaaaatagcatctttatttctttcagAATCATATAGAATCAATCTTCGCTGAAGATAAGTAGTACGCCCGGTTCACCAGGTTCTACCACTGCAGGGCCCAATCATACTCAAAATCGGAGTTTGATCCTGGCTCAGAAGGAACGCTAGCTATATGCGTAACACATGCAAGTCTAACGTTGTTTTCGGGGAGCTAggcagaaggaaaagaggcTCCTAGCTAAAGGTAGCTTGTCTCGCCTTTCGTCAGGGGTGGGAACAGTTGAGAACAAAGTGGCGAACGGGTGCGTAACGCGTGGGAATCTGCCGAACAGTTCGGGCCAAATCCTGAATCAAGCTAAAAAGCGCTGTTTGATGAGCCTGCGTAGTATTAGGTCGTTGGTCAGGTAAAGGCTAATCAAGTCAATGATGTTTAGCTGGTCTTTTCGGATGATCAGCCANAAAACAGCTGCTCAAGGACATCGAAAACGGCACAATGTTGAGCTAAACAGAGAAAAATTCACACAGAAATTAATGAGTCACAAATTGAGGCACAGAAACAAACAAGTATTACCTGAAAACTTGAATTGAAGGGGCGAATCAACCAATCAATCAAAATTCcccaaaacaaacataaatcGAAGAGTGTCCCTCACAAAGAAATCCTCAGAAACTGCCCTATTTATTCCGAATTGCGTTGCTTAACAAGGAAGTCGAAGTCAATTGAATTCGAATTGAATAAACACAGGTAATTGCATCCGTCTCGCGCTCGAACTTGTCCTCGAAGAAAACTGCTCTCCTCCTgcttgaatttatttattgttcttgttttttttttttctttttttttttcttttatttgttatttgttatttgttatttgttatttgttatttgttatttgttatattattatttattttattatttttgacaGAAGcttttattactttattattaataattattaattatatttgttctTCCTTCGCAATAGGGGCTTTGCTTTTGACTTTATATTTCTTCTAGGAGAGTTTTTGAATTATGGCTTATTTTAAtgataatatatagttttaaaatgtcaatttgATAGGCACGGTCATATGACCCGAACCTCGACCCACTCGAATTATCTAAttcaaaccataaaaattaagttgggttgggttaagttaatttatatatatatatatatagtttcgGGTGGGTTGGATTTTAAAAAGGTGGCTTGTCTCGCCTTTTAAAAGGGGTGGGAACAGTTGAGAACAAAGTGGCGAACGGGTGTGTTACGCGTGGGAATCTGTTGAACCGTTCGGGGCAAATCCTGAATCAAGTTAAAAAGCGTTGTTTGATGAGCCTGCGTAGTATTAGGTCGTTGGTCAGGTAAAGGCTAATCAAGTCAATGATGTTTAGCTGGTCTTTTCGGATGATCAGCCACACTGGGACTGAAAAACAGTCTGGACTCCCACGGGGGACAACAGTGGGGAATCTTGGACAATGGGCGAAAGCCCGATCCAGCAATATTGCGTGAGTGAAGAAGGGCAATGCCGCTTGTAAAGCTCTTTCGTAGAGTGCGCGATCATGACAGGACTCGAGGAAGAAGCCCCAGCTAACTCCATGCCAACAGTCGCGGTAAGACAGGGGGTAAGTGTTCTTCGAAATGACTGGGCGTAAAGGGCACGTAGGCGAGGAATCGAGTTGAAAGTGAAAGTCGCCAAAAGCTGGTGGAATGCTCTCGAAACCCAATCacttgatatatatatatagtttcgGGTGGgttggattttaaaaaaatgaaaaatttaggTCGATTGGCAGGTTGACAAACTTACCTTATTTTCAAgattattaaatgattaagGATATTTGACTTCTACCATCGATGTTAATGATAAATTGTGacttatgaaatattaatatttgagttttatgaaattaagtaggttagtataattttttttaaataatttaaaaaagcaATACGAGaacccaacctgaaaataaaaggttaggttgggttaggttgtgaAGACTATTTCGGTTGCTGAGTGGTTCcaaacaactcaaaatttcagattgtttcaaaagatttctccaacCAACCTAACCATGTACACCGTGTATTTCTAAAGGTTTAGTGAAAAGATCTGTCAATTCCATTTTAGTTGAAACATAACatggtttgatgattccaACTTCTAACTTTTTCCGAACTATATAgcaatctatttcaatgtgcTTCATACGTTCgtgaaaaactggattggctATTATATGTAATGTTGTTGATTATCAGCATACAACAATGCAGGTTTGGACAACGAAGCTTTCAAGTATTGAAGAATGTATTTTAgccaagttaactctaaacaagtatttgccaTAGCTCGctgctgatgatctggacacTGTGATATAAACCAAGAAACATCAATcctacaatatacttcaatgaaaatgtgaagaaaatatggttgaaattatcaaaagatatttcaattcatgccacattggagaagaatgaagtttcatgttataaattttgagtggattacaatttagagttattgtatttcatttaatgtattttaagattttttatttacataggttacaattacatcatggttaattatggtcattaagtatgaatgttataagctgtatttgtaaggagacttggaaaatatagtaaaagaagctgCTTTTCTTTAGTTAATGGCTAAGTTAATtatatgtagtttaggttgcatatagaatcattcaagctcgacatgatcaatcttgcttgNttttttctttttttttttcttttatttgttatttgttatttgttatttgttatttgttatttgttatttgttatattattatttattttattatttttgacaGAAGcttttattactttattattaataattattaattatatttgttctTCCTTCGCAATAGGGGCTTTGCTTTTGACTTTATATTTCTTCTAGGAGAGTTTTTGAATTATGGCTTATTTTAAtgataatatatagttttaaaatgtcaatttgATAGGCACGGTCATATGACCCGAACCTCGACCCACTCGAATTATCTAAttcaaaccataaaaattaagttgggttgggttaagttaatttatatatatatatatatagtttcgGGTGGGTTGGATTTTAAAAAGGTGGCTTGTCTCGCCTTTTAAAAGGGGTGGGAACAGTTGAGAACAAAGTGGCGAACGGGTGTGTTACGCGTGGGAATCTGTTGAACCGTTCGGGGCAAATCCTGAATCAAGTTAAAAAGCGTTGTTTGATGAGCCTGCGTAGTATTAGGTCGTTGGTCAGGTAAAGGCTAATCAAGTCAATGATGTTTAGCTGGTCTTTTCGGATGATCAGCCACACTGGGACTGAAAAACAGTCTGGACTCCCACGGGGGACAACAGTGGGGAATCTTGGACAATGGGCGAAAGCCCGATCCAGCAATATTGCGTGAGTGAAGAAGGGCAATGCCGCTTGTAAAGCTCTTTCGTAGAGTGCGCGATCATGACAGGACTCGAGGAAGAAGCCCCAGCTAACTCCATGCCAACAGTCGCGGTAAGACAGGGGGTAAGTGTTCTTCGAAATGACTGGGCGTAAAGGGCACGTAGGCGAGGAATCGAGTTGAAAGTGAAAGTCGCCAAAAGCTGGTGGAATGCTCTCGAAACCCAATCacttgatatatatatatagtttcgGGTGGgttggattttaaaaaaatgaaaaatttaggTCGATTGGCAGGTTGACAAACTTACCTTATTTTCAAgattattaaatgattaagGATATTTGACTTCTACCATCGATGTTAATGATAAATTGTGacttatgaaatattaatatttgagttttatgaaattaagtaggttagtataattttttttaaataatttaaaaaagcaATACGAGaacccaacctgaaaataaaaggttaggttgggttaggttgtgaAGACTATTTCGGTTGCTGAGTGGTTCcaaacaactcaaaatttcagattgtttcaaaagatttctccaacCAACCTAACCATGTACACCGTGTATTTCTAAAGGTTTAGTGAAAAGATCTGTCAATTCCATTTTAGTTGAAACATAACatggtttgatgattccaACTTCTAACTTTTTCCGAACTATATAgcaatctatttcaatgtgcTTCATACGTTCgtgaaaaactggattggctATTATATGTAATGTTGTTGATTATCAGCATACAACAATGCAGGTTTGGACAACGAAGCTTTCAAGTATTGAAGAATGTATTTTAgccaagttaactctaaacaagtatttgccaTAGCTCGctgctgatgatctggacacTGTGATATAAACCAAGAAACATCAATcctacaatatacttcaatgaaaatgtgaagaaaatatggttgaaattatcaaaagatatttcaattcatgccacattggagaagaatgaagtttcatgttataaattttgagtggattacaatttagagttattgtatttcatttaatgtattttaagattttttatttacataggttacaattacatcatggttaattatggtcattaagtatgaatgttataagctgtatttgtaaggagacttggaaaatatagta includes these proteins:
- the LOC111803346 gene encoding ELMO domain-containing protein A; the encoded protein is MTSRTLRRRLHHGDVDGKRNEKYDASGFEGLSEPLLGSHEYSDRSSEVRTLEDIWDDERKKQQLHWTLLFSQLIAQWAQWIANIVFGSGALFGRLLPFSMTTHNGKNHRVAPPLSLLQEERLRNLKQRLEVPFDGSRVEHQDALKRLWRLAYPDRELPPLKSELWKDMGWQGTDPSTDFRGGGFVSLENLIFFAQKYPESFHRLLYKKDGQRAEWEYPFAVAGINISFMLVQMLDLQSGKPSSSAGIRFLELLENDEMAFDNLFCIAFQLMDAQWLAKRASYMDFNDVLKSTRSQLERELELEDTSSVKELPAYNLLRR